A window of the Leptospira limi genome harbors these coding sequences:
- a CDS encoding YodC family protein, which yields MELKIGDIVQLNSGGPNMTVTGFLDKKSGGLVKKGITAGKLNKSETNTNDYAICQWFDNVGSFKEDIFLISTVELKQ from the coding sequence ATGGAATTAAAAATTGGAGATATTGTACAATTAAATTCAGGAGGTCCAAACATGACAGTGACTGGATTTTTAGATAAAAAAAGCGGTGGTTTGGTTAAGAAAGGAATTACTGCAGGAAAATTAAATAAATCCGAAACAAACACAAACGACTATGCAATTTGTCAATGGTTCGATAATGTTGGTTCTTTCAAAGAAGATATATTCCTTATATCTACTGTGGAGCTTAAACAATGA
- a CDS encoding GDCCVxC domain-containing (seleno)protein has protein sequence MDNKKEIITTSILTCPNCGNQKEEEMPNESCQYFYTCIKCNFFMKPKQGDCCVFCSYGTVTCPPKQMENKCC, from the coding sequence ATGGATAACAAAAAAGAAATAATAACTACATCAATATTAACCTGCCCCAATTGCGGCAACCAGAAAGAAGAGGAGATGCCCAACGAGTCATGTCAATATTTTTATACATGTATTAAATGTAATTTTTTTATGAAACCTAAGCAAGGTGACTGTTGCGTATTTTGCTCCTATGGAACAGTTACCTGCCCACCTAAGCAAATGGAAAATAAGTGTTGCTAA
- the merTP gene encoding mercuric transport protein MerTP, producing the protein MNKKDFNDNNFITVGILASISASLCCITPIVGVLGGISGVASTFSWLEPYRPYLISLTTLLFGFAWYRKLISLNRKVIACECETDNTKTPSFLQSKTFLGIVTLLTGMLLAFPYYSNIFFRISKKDTIIVERENIALVKIEIKGMTCVGCEEAVNKAISSLSGVLDVESNHKTGFAKIKYDKSEVDPNDFKNVIENNIGYKISNIIKGE; encoded by the coding sequence ATGAATAAAAAAGATTTCAACGACAATAACTTTATCACTGTTGGAATTCTTGCGTCAATTTCTGCATCGTTATGCTGCATAACACCAATCGTAGGTGTTTTAGGGGGCATATCCGGAGTTGCCTCTACTTTCAGTTGGTTAGAACCCTACCGACCTTATCTAATCAGCCTGACTACATTGTTATTCGGGTTTGCCTGGTATAGAAAGCTCATATCTCTTAATCGAAAAGTGATCGCTTGTGAATGTGAAACGGATAATACTAAAACTCCGTCTTTTTTACAAAGTAAAACTTTTTTAGGTATTGTTACCTTACTTACAGGGATGTTACTAGCTTTTCCTTATTATTCCAATATTTTCTTTCGGATTTCAAAAAAAGACACAATTATCGTAGAGAGAGAAAATATTGCATTAGTTAAGATAGAAATTAAAGGGATGACTTGTGTCGGTTGTGAAGAAGCTGTCAACAAGGCGATATCGTCGTTATCGGGTGTTTTAGATGTAGAATCAAATCACAAAACTGGCTTTGCTAAAATAAAATATGATAAAAGTGAAGTGGATCCAAACGATTTTAAAAATGTAATTGAGAATAATATTGGATATAAAATATCCAATATTATAAAGGGAGAATAA
- a CDS encoding MerR family transcriptional regulator, translating into MLIGEFAEKSKLTRETIRFYEKEGLLEGVRKENNYRYYSKKDIEIVQFISSLKNLGFTLPEIRSILLVYSSELKCKDMQMILEKNLRKVEEKLRSLINIKNNLSKSIKGCEENPNKKSCNVFTKFKF; encoded by the coding sequence ATGCTTATTGGAGAATTTGCAGAAAAAAGTAAATTAACTAGAGAAACAATTAGATTTTATGAAAAAGAAGGTCTTTTAGAAGGAGTAAGAAAAGAAAATAATTATCGTTACTATTCAAAAAAAGATATTGAAATAGTTCAATTTATTAGCTCTTTAAAAAATTTAGGATTTACTCTACCAGAAATTAGAAGTATTTTGTTAGTGTATAGTTCTGAGTTAAAATGTAAAGATATGCAAATGATACTCGAAAAAAATTTAAGAAAAGTAGAAGAAAAGCTTCGTTCACTTATAAATATAAAGAATAATCTTAGCAAATCAATAAAAGGATGTGAAGAGAATCCTAATAAAAAATCTTGTAATGTTTTTACCAAATTTAAGTTTTAA